A genomic stretch from Zeimonas sediminis includes:
- a CDS encoding zinc-dependent alcohol dehydrogenase family protein: protein MKFRAAVLREMCLPTPYADSRPLSIEEVEAAPPGRGEILVKIRAAGLCHSDLSAINGDRPWPMPIVVGHEAAAEVLELGDGVTDLAVGDHVALIFRPNCGTCPSCASGRPALCVPGGESNATGSLLGGYKRLRSVAGPGVDGTPGSALNHHLGCAAFAEYAVVSRRSAVKIDPTLPWDEAALFGCAVITGAGAVVNTARVEAGTKVAVVGLGGVGFSSLLAAKAVGAVEVIAVDMLDAKLEKARELGATQCFNAADPAVIDKIKAATGGGVDYAFEMAGSVKALELAYRITARGGTTVTAGLPNPAHKWEMQAVTLIAEERTMKGSYVGSCVPSRDIPRFIAMYKAGLLPVDKLLSERIRLDDINAALDRLARGESIRQVIMMD, encoded by the coding sequence ATGAAGTTCCGCGCCGCCGTGCTGCGTGAGATGTGCCTGCCGACGCCCTACGCGGACAGTCGTCCGCTGTCGATCGAGGAGGTCGAGGCGGCGCCGCCCGGCCGCGGCGAGATCCTGGTGAAGATCCGCGCGGCGGGCCTCTGCCACTCGGACCTGTCGGCGATCAACGGCGACCGGCCCTGGCCGATGCCGATCGTGGTCGGCCACGAGGCGGCGGCCGAGGTGCTCGAGCTCGGCGACGGTGTCACCGACCTGGCGGTCGGCGACCACGTGGCGCTGATCTTCAGGCCGAACTGCGGCACCTGCCCGAGCTGCGCGAGCGGCCGGCCCGCGCTGTGCGTGCCGGGCGGCGAGTCGAACGCCACCGGGTCGTTGCTCGGCGGCTACAAGCGGCTTCGCTCGGTGGCCGGCCCGGGCGTGGACGGCACGCCCGGCAGCGCGCTGAACCACCATCTCGGCTGCGCCGCGTTCGCCGAGTACGCGGTGGTGTCGCGGCGCTCCGCGGTGAAGATCGATCCCACGCTGCCCTGGGACGAGGCCGCGCTGTTCGGCTGCGCGGTGATCACCGGCGCCGGGGCGGTGGTCAACACCGCCAGGGTCGAGGCAGGCACCAAGGTCGCGGTCGTGGGGCTGGGCGGCGTGGGCTTTTCGTCGCTGCTGGCGGCCAAGGCGGTGGGCGCGGTCGAGGTGATCGCGGTCGACATGCTCGACGCCAAGCTGGAGAAGGCGCGGGAGCTGGGCGCGACGCAGTGCTTCAACGCGGCCGACCCGGCGGTGATCGACAAGATCAAGGCCGCCACCGGCGGCGGTGTCGATTACGCGTTCGAGATGGCCGGCAGCGTGAAGGCGCTCGAACTGGCCTACCGGATCACCGCGCGCGGCGGCACCACGGTGACCGCCGGCTTGCCGAATCCCGCGCACAAGTGGGAGATGCAGGCGGTGACGCTGATCGCCGAGGAGCGCACGATGAAGGGCAGCTACGTTGGGTCCTGCGTGCCCTCGCGCGACATCCCGCGCTTCATCGCGATGTACAAGGCCGGGCTGCTGCCGGTCGACAAGCTGCTTTCCGAGCGGATCCGCCTCGACGACATCAACGCGGCGCTCGACAGGCTGGCGCGCGGCGAGTCGATCCGGCAGGTGATCATGATGGATTGA
- a CDS encoding NAD-dependent succinate-semialdehyde dehydrogenase: MTLQLKEMSLLKAKGYIDGKWVDADAGGRFAVTNPATGATIVEVADMGAAETRRAIDAAARALPAWRAKTAKERAAIMRRWFDLILAHTEDLAMLMTAEQGKPLAESRGEVAYGASFIEWFAEEGKRAYGDVIPTTQADRRLFALKQGIGVCAAITPWNFPIAMITRKCAPAFAAGCTVVAKPAEATPLSALALVELAEQAGFPPGVFNVVIGDAGKAPEIGVELCTSPIVRKVSFTGSTEVGRILLRQSADTIKKLSLELGGNAPFIVFDDADLDAAVDGAIASKYRNAGQTCVCANRLIVQDGVYDAFAAKLAEKVAQFKVGAGTEPGVTVGPLIEAAAIDKVEAHIADAVSKGAKVVTGGKRHALGGLFFEPTVLAGVTPEMRVAREETFGPVAPLFRFKTEDEAIAMANDTEFGLASYFYSRDVGRVFRVAEALESGMVCVNSGILSNEVSPFGGVKQSGLGREGSKYGLDEYLEIKYLCLAGI; encoded by the coding sequence ATGACGCTGCAGTTGAAAGAGATGTCGCTGCTCAAGGCGAAGGGCTACATCGACGGCAAGTGGGTCGACGCCGACGCCGGCGGCCGCTTCGCGGTCACCAACCCGGCCACCGGCGCGACGATCGTCGAAGTGGCCGACATGGGCGCGGCCGAGACCCGCCGCGCGATCGACGCGGCCGCCCGCGCGCTGCCCGCCTGGCGGGCGAAGACCGCGAAGGAGCGGGCGGCGATCATGCGCCGCTGGTTCGACCTGATCCTCGCGCACACCGAGGACCTGGCGATGCTGATGACCGCCGAGCAGGGCAAGCCGCTCGCCGAGTCGCGCGGCGAGGTCGCCTACGGCGCCTCGTTCATCGAGTGGTTCGCCGAGGAGGGCAAGCGCGCCTACGGCGACGTGATCCCGACCACGCAGGCAGATCGCCGGCTGTTCGCGCTGAAGCAGGGCATCGGCGTGTGCGCGGCGATCACGCCGTGGAACTTCCCGATCGCGATGATCACCCGCAAGTGCGCGCCGGCCTTCGCGGCGGGCTGCACCGTGGTCGCCAAGCCGGCCGAGGCCACGCCGCTGTCGGCGCTGGCGCTGGTCGAGCTGGCCGAGCAGGCGGGCTTTCCGCCCGGCGTGTTCAACGTCGTGATCGGGGACGCCGGCAAGGCGCCCGAGATCGGCGTGGAGCTGTGCACCAGCCCGATCGTGCGCAAGGTCTCGTTCACCGGCTCCACCGAAGTGGGCCGCATCCTGCTGCGCCAGTCGGCCGACACGATCAAGAAGCTGTCGCTCGAGCTGGGCGGCAACGCGCCCTTCATCGTGTTCGACGACGCCGATCTCGACGCGGCGGTCGACGGCGCGATCGCGTCCAAGTACCGCAACGCCGGCCAGACCTGCGTGTGCGCGAACCGGCTGATCGTGCAGGACGGCGTCTACGACGCGTTCGCGGCGAAGCTCGCCGAGAAGGTCGCTCAGTTCAAGGTCGGCGCCGGCACCGAGCCGGGCGTGACCGTGGGGCCGCTGATCGAGGCGGCCGCGATCGACAAGGTCGAGGCGCACATCGCCGACGCGGTCTCGAAGGGCGCGAAGGTGGTCACCGGCGGCAAGCGGCACGCGCTGGGGGGGCTGTTCTTCGAGCCCACCGTGCTGGCCGGCGTGACCCCCGAGATGCGCGTGGCGCGCGAGGAGACCTTCGGCCCGGTGGCGCCGCTGTTCCGGTTCAAGACCGAGGACGAGGCGATCGCGATGGCCAACGACACCGAGTTCGGCCTGGCCTCGTACTTCTACTCGCGCGACGTGGGCCGCGTGTTCCGCGTGGCCGAGGCGCTCGAGTCCGGCATGGTCTGCGTGAACAGCGGCATCCTGTCGAACGAGGTGTCGCCCTTCGGCGGGGTGAAGCAGTCGGGGCTGGGTCGCGAGGGCTCGAAGTACGGTCTGGACGAGTATCTCGAGATCAAGTACCTGTGCCTGGCGGGAATCTGA